TAGAAAACTCACCTTTAGGTATCCAGGGGAAACTGATAAGCTGTACCGAATAGCGAGTAATTagtgcaaagaaaaacaaaacggcTGCAAACTTCCACTTGAGTGTTAACCTGCATGAATGCTTGACTGAATTCGAATGCGAAATGTGTCTGCTGGGTGAGTTTATTTGGTAGCACACAGGGGCCGAGCAATACCTTCAGCTGCTCTTTTAATTTTGCCACAGTTGACTTTCAGAACTGGCTATCAGTCCTAATTTGACATTTTTGACTCACATAACATGACTGATTGGACAGTTGTCAAGTGAACAAAGTTTACTGAATCTATATTGGGACGTAATTAAAACTACCTAGGCCGTAGCTCTTCAGAGGAACATGAAAAACCATTAAGATGAACTCAGAAGTTTTCTGAAATTATTGCGATACGACAACGTTCCTTTGATATGCATATGATTCTAGTAGTCGTCTTCACACTTGTTTCAGCTCTTTTTCCTATTTCTTTCCTTCAACTAAACAATTtaacatttcatttctttacatTACTACTGCCAATGGAGTGTATTATAAAATTTAAGACATCCATTATGAAAACGGAATAAGTAAATAGTTTATTGTCGGAAAGCCaatgaaaaatattcttaaaCACATTCGGGTTTTCCAAATAATGCAAAAAACACCGTGTGTGTTAATCGTAGTAAGAGATACATGTATCTCGAACAATTGCTTGTCACCACGCAAACCAATAACGTTAAACTTTCTGTAATTACAAACGTGCCATTCCTCGATTTTATGACTTTGCGGTATTGCAGAATAAACTAGTGGTGACACCAAAAACTCGATTTTGGCCCGTGGGACTGCCGTAATTAATACTCGACAATAAGATGTTTTTTACGATGCCAAGAGAGATGAACACCTCTTGAATTCATGTAATTGTTTATGGTATAGATGACCTTAAAAaccttaaggttactgtagaccttcaggggtgtcttccgaagaatcattggcatgcgcgtctcttatgttataaccatagaaaagtatatatcatcgtaaaggtAATAAAATTTAGAGTCAGAAGAAATAACTTTTTgttggatttgatttaatagtaagcgcgtgcaagccttcaaacgcaaaatttacactatttgctaaactgaattacctgccttcctgctcgcacgtacgaccaaacaaactgcacaatgtcaatcgatattccgattggttgccgagaaaatctattagTTATTTTTGAAattggcgaattgaatatttgcggatcttcgtaaattgagagcgcgtaaaagggaaaatatttggaatatcaaaaaagcctcacacacttttgcgcattgataaccaaggaacattttggccaaatttcataagaatccatcaaatctacataccctattaattcgcttgaagaagggaaatccacgcTAAACtaaagcccgagatttagactcctaaagttttaaaagcttttctcgcctcatcaaagcggctgtcaacttggtcatgccgccgaccaatgaaacacaaggttcggaccccctgaacggctcgcaacaaaaatagcccattgaattcgcgggaagttttctagtcGCAAACGAACATTGTCGAATTGCGGCGATATACTAGTAATGGATAAGGTTAAATCAAAAAGGaaagcgtctagaaaaacagaaaggagaaaacagcccaaacaacgcgaaacagTGGAACTTGCATGGTgaataaaatatgcaaatgtttgtagtTTAAGTCCCACATATGATTTGCCGCgtaaaatccacaggcgctagatgagttagttgttttttaactcttctccaaaagagtttttccccgatatcttgcgatcattaaatgatttaaacttattttttttcaccaaactttaaatcgatgttttagctatattatgagcaaagaaaaaaatcatacaATTTTGTCTTGAAgttctacagtaaccttaaaaaCGACTTTCTGTGAATGCGAATCGAAGCACTTTCAAATTAAGTCACCTGCGGAAGTGATTCGTGTTGTTTGATAAGAAGGACTCTAGTTCTCGCGCGCGGGCTCCGTCTCTGTTACTTTTCACACGTATTAAGTCGACAGATTGACCAAGACAGTATCAGTATGGAGTTTCAGAAAAGACGACAGCTGCGAATCTAAAAACAGGTCTAAACAGTACAAATAACCAGGCTGCATATACAGCACGCATTGgcttcaaaacaacaacgtgaaaaaAGCTTGAGGTTTCgaccaaaacacaaaccagCAACGCGGAGGAATTTCTTTATAGAATGCTTTGTCCATGTTGCGTATCATAAACGAGAATTActctggcccgggttgctcgaagcatggttagcgctaaccagcgttaaataccatggaaacctataggttttaatacctcttaaccaacggttagcgctaaccaggcttcgaacaaccggccccaggtgAAATACAGGACAGAGAGAAAATAAagatatatattatattttaaaAGACACAGTTGTAAATGACCTGATAGTTTATGGCAGTTGGCTGCAAAACTCTTCTTACGCAATGAGTGTATTTTCTCAGTATAAATCGACTCACCAAATTTCTAATGAAAGAGTCATTGATCAATAGCTGGGATTACAAAAGTCTACTCTTTCCACACACACTATTAGTGCAGAGAAATCACTAGCTTCTTAAGTGCTAGTAAGATGGCCGCCGCTGAaatttttggcttcattttttactccaatagaagctcgatccagtgttttttttctcttttttgagaACAGCGCTGTAACACTATTTCCCTTTTAGAGAcagaaaacataaacaagcaTTTCGAACAGAGCAAAGAAggtgaaaaatttgcatatttaacaatttaaCAATACAAtcattttgcacgctttgcacgtgaatttttcatttatttatatgCTTGAAAACTATACTTATGAATCCCTTTATAGCATGCTTTGTCCACGTTGAAAATCTAAAAGGAGAAGCAAGAATCGTGAAATATTTAGAGGGTGTAAAGGTATAATCTTTTAGAAACGTATCCGTAATATTCCTACTAAGGCTCATTGTAAATGCTGCAACGTATACATGCGGCTGAAACCTTTCCTTACGCACTGCAGGGGTGGATCCTGATGAGTAGTCCAAATTATTTTCAGCAATCACTCAAATGTTTCCAAACAAGCGTCTGTTGTTTTCTCAGGTTCTTTATTTTAGTTCAAGAAATCAGCTGTTCTTctgttgttatttattatgaaataaaatacCAAGGAgggaattttttttagttttaatcgCCTCTAGACTACTCACCAAATTTTCTAATCAAAGAGTCCGCTTTTAGACACCTCCTTGATAAATGTTTCAAATAGGAATTTCGATGTGAGGCGTTGGTATCTATTCGACAATTTCAAACCATAGGGGGATTCGCAAACCAGCTGTAGTTGTGGCTGGAGTTTATTACAGTGTTATACAACGACATAAAACTAAAGAGAAACAATACGAACATAAGTGGCAATGCAAAACCGAAGAGCGATCGCGCAAAATAAATTCGAACAATACAAGACAAATACTGAGAGACGAGAAACGAGAAACCGAAATACATGTAAATCTAACCTTGCCTTAAAGGGTTGTGAGAAGACTCCAAACAAGCACTAGAGTAATCCatattttaatttcaacaaatCTGGAGACGAATGCTACAGGATCGCGTGACGTAAATCGCgcgaaaaaaatcaagaggtgtGGACTATATACAAAAAGcagtgttttgattggcttcaaCAGTATTCATCTTTCAATGGGCTAAAAATGTGCTGACAGAAGGAGCAAAATTTGCACGATTCGTCCTGTCACATTACCTTCACTGATTACTTAGACGTCCATGAGGTAAAAAGAGTGCTTTTGCTGAGTACCCCTAACCCGCTTAGAATACGGGAGTAGGCTGTAAGCAAAACAATCGTGGGTTCAAGTTTTAGTTTTTCAGTCTTTTGTCAAGATAAGATCTTTCACTTAgacctaataaaattaataactcCGGTCTTATTAGTTCTCTAATGAACGTTTCAACCAAGAAAAAAGGAGATTTAAGCGGCTGAGAAACTGTTCTGGTCAACATTGGATCAACAGTTGTCTGGCTTCACACCGGTTCATAAATTTGTTACCAGTGCTCTACTAACATATccaacaataggccattttcgtattctcagtattggactggaactagcttgcaatggaggctaatgagGGAGActatattaaaattatttgcatttgaaaagatttccccgcattagcctccattgtaAGCTAGTTcgagtccaatactgagaatacgaatatgcgGTGAAGAGATAAAACACAATCACAGAGTCGCTGAAGTCCAACCCACCTCTTTTATGATACTACACCTGTTTATATACCTTATATGCCTATTTTTCATTGAAAGGATTTTTCATGGAAATTCTCACTATTTGGTTGTTTGTTCCGttctttctcttttaaatacCATTAGATAGTAATTTGCTGTTTCTCCTTTTTAGGGATTTACCAAAGCTATCACCACTTTGCCGTCGCCTTTATTAGCTCCAGCCAAGTTCTGCTGATTCTTACCCACATTGTATGAGCCCCCTCCCCCTGCGGTTCCTTTTTTATTAGTCTCTAATACTCCCCCACCAGAGTATCCACCACCACCTCCCCCTGATTTAGTCGCAAATGACCCCCCACCAAAGCCCCCTTTAGAAAACGAACTTTTCCCTCCCTCCCCCCCGTTAATAAAACTTAGAGCTGGTTTTGCATTTCCCTCCCCTGTATAACCGTCTCCGCGTATCCCAGCACCCCCTCCAGCGTTGATCATGGGATCAATTTTTCCCGTTTTACCATTGCACACCTTACCCCCACCCCCCTGTGTTCCACCACATTGACTCCCGTTCCTTGTTGCCTGCCCCGGGTCACCGTTTATGAGATTCTTTCTGGCTCCTCCTCCACCACCCCCACCTGTAACGATAAGTGGAGTGTCATCAGAAAGAGTTACAAAACTTGCTCCAccccctcctcctcctcctccttcccTAGACATTGATGCTGGACTTGTACCACCCTTCTGTCCCACCAAGATTTTCAGTTTAGTTCCTTGATTAAGTTGGAAAGTTCCTGTTATCTTTGCTCCCAAGCCACCTAGATTCCAATGTGTGGAATAAACGAAACGATAAGAACCGTCTCCACCGGAAGCACCTGCAGCTTCAATGACGTAACTTCCTGTCACGGGAACAGTCCATGTTTGAATCCCTTTGTATAAAATGACTTGATCTTCCAATGAAGTTCCGTGGTAGCCAGCGGCGCTTGTAGGCCCATGCGCTCCTCTAGCGCCAAGTGTCGTGAAAATGTATTTGTGATCTTGAAGGATCTAAGAAAAATGATGAATTAAGACTACTGGTAAAACTGAGGTCTCAAATAAGACAAAATGTCAAGTCGTATTCTGTATTCTTCCATTCTAAACATAGAGTGCCGAGAATGAGAGAGCGGATCCTTAAGTAGAAAATTCCTTTCTTCGTGCTCTGTATCATTTGATTTAATCATTATGTCGCATTCTCTATCCTTCCGTTTAAAACAGAGTGTCATAAATGGGAGAGCGGATCCTCGAATAAGACATTATTTTCTTCGCGATCGGtacgtaaaataaaataaacatttgaatgaatgaaaaaacgCTGATGAACTGCAATGACCACAATTAAAGTAGATCTCAGACAGCAATTAACGACGTGTGGTGTTTTTCGTTAGCTTAGGCTATATTGTTGTCAAAATATACTGTAGCAATTTATACTATCATGCATTCTATGCAGTGAAGAGAAATACTTACAACTAACTGACCGAATAAGTACCCTGGAAGAGCTATGAATACACTTGTGTTTATCCCACTGTTTGGAGAAGGAAGACAATTTAATTCACACATTCCGTTTCTTACGTTCTCGTAATTAACTGAAGCACAACCTGATCGCGCCAAGCACAAATGTGCGCATGAAAGGAAGTCATAACTCCGCTGCTTGTGAATACTGCAGCCCTTGAGCACGTGATTCTCTGTGATGCTGACAGTCGACGAACGGCTTGTTTCTGTTCTTTGCAGTCGCAGCCTCACAGTGGCGATGGCAAGAAATAGAATGCTACTCGACAAAAGACTGTTGAAAGAGATTGACAAAGAGGAATTTTGCcttaattttacaaaaaaaatgtaaaacagaAAATAGGAGGTGTGTTCCGTGCTTTTAATGGTTCTATGATTGCCTTCATGTTCTTCAACTATGCATGAACAACCaatcagagcgaatgacgaagggcttacgctcgaaacgtcagctttctaaacctttcacggtggtaattcaacctttatcaactcgtttgataaaaccaaatcaaGTTAAGTTTTCATCTcttccaccgacgcagcaccacagtttacgtttagaaactagaaatccactgTTAATAATATTTACAATCCATTATCAACGTTCTTTGTGGGTTGCGAGTTTGTGGGAAGGAGTTTTTGTGTGTATATGTGTTCTCATTTCCCGTTTGCGTCATCATTTTGCCTCCTGGCGCCCGCTACAGACGGTCAAACGAAAACCTAAAGACTTAAATTTGAAATCATTGAAATCAGCAACGTAGAAATTAGTCGTTAAATCTGAAAACTTACATTTTCATTGTCACAATTCACTGAATGGTGTACTTATACTCTTTTCCATAGACTTGATTTGCAGTAGTAATTTTGTTAGCGTTCCTGTAACAGAGCAGATACAGAGGAAATGAGTCCGCCATCAAACCGGCAAAAGCTGCTTGGTTACACA
The Acropora muricata isolate sample 2 chromosome 3, ASM3666990v1, whole genome shotgun sequence genome window above contains:
- the LOC136911178 gene encoding leukocyte tyrosine kinase receptor-like isoform X1, with product MKILLSSSILFLAIATVRLRLQRTETSRSSTVSITENHVLKGCSIHKQRSYDFLSCAHLCLARSGCASVNYENVRNGMCELNCLPSPNSGINTSVFIALPGYLFGQLVILQDHKYIFTTLGARGAHGPTSAAGYHGTSLEDQVILYKGIQTWTVPVTGSYVIEAAGASGGDGSYRFVYSTHWNLGGLGAKITGTFQLNQGTKLKILVGQKGGTSPASMSREGGGGGGGGASFVTLSDDTPLIVTGGGGGGGARKNLINGDPGQATRNGSQCGGTQGGGGKVCNGKTGKIDPMINAGGGAGIRGDGYTGEGNAKPALSFINGGEGGKSSFSKGGFGGGSFATKSGGGGGGYSGGGVLETNKKGTAGGGGSYNVGKNQQNLAGANKGDGKVVIALVNP
- the LOC136911178 gene encoding leukocyte tyrosine kinase receptor-like isoform X2 codes for the protein MKILLSSSILFLAIATVRLRLQRTETSRSSTVSITENHVLKGCSIHKQRSYDFLSCAHLCLARSGCASVNYENILQDHKYIFTTLGARGAHGPTSAAGYHGTSLEDQVILYKGIQTWTVPVTGSYVIEAAGASGGDGSYRFVYSTHWNLGGLGAKITGTFQLNQGTKLKILVGQKGGTSPASMSREGGGGGGGGASFVTLSDDTPLIVTGGGGGGGARKNLINGDPGQATRNGSQCGGTQGGGGKVCNGKTGKIDPMINAGGGAGIRGDGYTGEGNAKPALSFINGGEGGKSSFSKGGFGGGSFATKSGGGGGGYSGGGVLETNKKGTAGGGGSYNVGKNQQNLAGANKGDGKVVIALVNP